A DNA window from Budorcas taxicolor isolate Tak-1 chromosome 14, Takin1.1, whole genome shotgun sequence contains the following coding sequences:
- the TSPYL5 gene encoding testis-specific Y-encoded-like protein 5 encodes MSGRSKGRRSSRAKGRGKSRAKGRVRAAPDDAPRDPDPPQCQRLGEETKAAQVQAGAVWGGPEGAVPAPPRRPGEEAACRLPLDCGLALRARAAGTRGQAVTRPCPVKATSLPERLVTDTVFVGTVGAVARPRNGPRVGSRRGAAAKKAPDTCSAVGRGSAASAGGKPKKGAAAEAASVPVGEEKVENAGSGPPATEGSMDTLENVQLKLETMNAQADRAYLRLSRKFGQLRLHHLERRNLLIQNIPGFWGQAFQNHPQLSSFLNNQDKEVLSFLNSLEVEELGLARLGYKIKFYFGRNPYFQNKVLIKEYGCGPSGQVVSRSTPIQWLPGHDLQTLSQGNPDNGRSFFGWFSNHSSIESDKIVEIINEELWPNPLQYYLMSEGARAEKGKEGRPGPARPPGETPEPGVNKSN; translated from the coding sequence ATGAGCGGCCGGAGTAAGGGGAGAAGGTCCTCCCGCGCCAAAGGCCGTGGCAAGAGCCGCGCCAAAGGCCGAGTCCGCGCCGCGCCTGACGACGCCCCACGCGACCCGGACCCTCCACAGTGCCAGAGGCTCGGGGAGGAGACCAAGGCGGCACAGGTGCAGGCTGGCGCGGTTTGGGGTGGCCCGGAAGGCGCTGTGCCGGCGCCGCCCCGCCGGCCCGGGGAAGAGGCTGCCTGCCGGCTGCCCCTAGACTGTGGCCTCGCGCTCCGGGCCCGGGCGGCGGGGACTCGCGGGCAGGCGGTGACCAGGCCCTGCCCGGTCAAGGCCACATCCCTCCCGGAGCGCCTGGTGACCGACACCGTCTTTGTGGGAACCGTGGGCGCCGTCGCGAGGCCGAGAAACGGGCCCCGCGTCGGAAGCCGGCGCGGCGCCGCCGCAAAGAAGGCCCCAGATACCTGTAGTGCGGTGGGCAGGGGGTCTGCGGCCTCGGCCGGTGGGAAGCCAAAGAAAGGGGCCGCGGCGGAGGCCGCCTCCGTCCCCGTGGGCGAGGAGAAGGTGGAGAACGCGGGGTCAGGGCCCCCGGCCACAGAGGGCAGCATGGATACGCTGGAGAACGTCCAGCTGAAGCTGGAGACCATGAACGCCCAGGCGGACCGGGCCTACCTGCGGCTCTCCCGCAAGTTTGGGCAGTTGCGGCTGCACCACCTAGAGCGCAGGAACCTCCTTATCCAGAATATTCCAGGCTTCTGGGGGCAGGCCTTTCAGAACCACCCCCAGCTCTCGTCCTTCCTGAACAACCAGGATAAAGAGGTCCTCAGCTTCTTGAATAGCTTGGAGGTGGAAGAGCTTGGCCTGGCGAGACTGGGCTACAAAATCAAGTTCTACTTCGGGCGCAACCCCTATTTCCAAAACAAGGTGCTCATCAAGGAATACGGCTGCGGCCCTTCGGGTCAGGTGGTGTCTCGTTCCACTCCAATCCAGTGGCTCCCCGGGCACGACCTCCAGACCCTTAGCCAGGGGAACCCCGACAACGGCCGGAGCTTCTTCGGGTGGTTTTCAAACCACAGCTCCATCGAGTCTGACAAGATTGTGGAGATAATCAACGAGGAGTTGTGGCCCAATCCCTTACAATACTACCTGATGAGTGAAGGGGCCCgtgcagagaaaggaaaggagggcagGCCGGGTCCTGCGAGGCCGCCAGGGGAGACCCCAGAACCTGGGGTAAACAAGTCCAACTGA